Proteins found in one Streptococcus mitis genomic segment:
- a CDS encoding Rha family transcriptional regulator, with product MELVYMDGKKEPYTLSSIVADCAEIKHRHLKILLNKHREDFEIFGKVQFKISPSKSGQNVRDYILNEQQATLMITYLRNTEPVKEFKKNLVKAFFEMRDELSKRYLQRELEKPKRKTLTEAIKSWEKAPKHAYSTLTNLLLKGATGKNKAQLMQERESGNGIDSLTSDELTNYQRLEDMAIAMINLNRGYHEIKELIFKS from the coding sequence ATGGAATTGGTTTATATGGACGGCAAGAAAGAGCCGTATACACTGAGCAGTATCGTTGCCGACTGCGCTGAAATTAAGCACAGACATTTGAAGATTTTGCTGAACAAGCACCGAGAGGACTTTGAAATCTTCGGAAAGGTGCAATTTAAAATTTCACCTTCAAAGAGTGGGCAAAATGTACGGGACTATATTTTGAATGAGCAACAAGCAACCTTGATGATCACTTACTTACGAAATACAGAACCCGTAAAAGAGTTTAAGAAGAACCTGGTTAAAGCCTTTTTTGAAATGCGTGATGAACTTTCTAAGCGTTATCTTCAAAGAGAACTGGAAAAACCAAAGCGCAAGACCTTAACCGAAGCTATCAAATCATGGGAGAAAGCGCCCAAGCATGCCTATAGTACACTTACAAACTTATTGCTAAAGGGAGCGACTGGGAAAAACAAAGCCCAACTCATGCAAGAGCGAGAAAGTGGAAACGGTATTGACAGTTTAACCAGTGATGAACTTACAAACTATCAGCGCTTGGAAGATATGGCAATAGCTATGATCAACTTGAATAGGGGGTATCATGAAATTAAGGAATTAATTTTTAAATCATAG
- a CDS encoding helix-turn-helix domain-containing protein, with protein MKNNMRLLLAKQRKKTADVAEATGISKSTLTALYYERAKNPSLDTLKKVSSYLGVTLDEFLDTKE; from the coding sequence ATGAAAAATAACATGAGATTATTATTAGCTAAGCAACGTAAGAAAACTGCTGATGTTGCAGAGGCTACAGGAATTTCAAAAAGCACTTTAACGGCTTTGTACTATGAACGTGCAAAGAATCCAAGTCTTGATACGTTAAAAAAAGTATCTAGTTACTTGGGCGTTACGCTGGATGAATTTCTAGATACGAAAGAATAG